In Pseudomonas nunensis, a single window of DNA contains:
- a CDS encoding substrate-binding domain-containing protein, with amino-acid sequence MTDLKEVARLAGVSRATAARTFASPEVVRPATREQVFAAARELGFRPNRLGRQLRLQTTNLIGVVVPNLLNPVFAEQFQAMERAARLRGYNLLLATTDYNSERESSVVEELLRQRVDGLVLTVTDAESNRVLQSLASEDTPFVLAYHQPGNPDYSAVSVDNRAGMALATRYLLDAGHRRIGMVAGPALQSDRARLRYAGYGDAMREHGLDSLPVIEMPAHTQADFAALQPFLSGPQAPSALVCSNDLLAISLIAELRRHGWNVPRQMSVIGFDGIALGTQMHPSLCSVVQPIATLASTVIEQLLAQIAGAAPVSHCLPCHVRPGESTQPYEEKLDDPLH; translated from the coding sequence ATGACTGACTTGAAAGAAGTTGCACGACTGGCCGGTGTATCGCGGGCGACTGCCGCGCGGACCTTCGCCTCCCCCGAAGTGGTGCGTCCGGCGACCCGCGAGCAAGTCTTCGCCGCTGCCCGCGAACTGGGTTTTCGGCCCAATCGCCTCGGCCGCCAACTGCGTTTGCAAACCACCAACCTGATCGGGGTAGTGGTCCCCAATCTTCTCAACCCGGTGTTCGCCGAGCAGTTCCAGGCCATGGAGCGGGCCGCGCGTTTGCGCGGCTACAACTTGTTGCTGGCGACCACCGATTACAACAGCGAGCGTGAAAGCTCGGTCGTCGAGGAGTTGTTGCGCCAGCGAGTTGATGGGCTGGTGCTGACGGTCACCGATGCCGAAAGCAACCGCGTGCTGCAAAGCCTCGCCAGCGAGGACACGCCGTTTGTGCTGGCTTATCACCAACCGGGCAATCCTGATTACAGCGCGGTGTCGGTCGACAACCGCGCCGGGATGGCACTGGCCACGCGTTACTTGCTGGACGCGGGGCATCGGCGGATTGGCATGGTCGCCGGCCCGGCATTGCAGTCCGACCGTGCCCGTTTGCGTTACGCCGGTTATGGCGACGCGATGCGTGAGCACGGCCTCGACAGCTTGCCGGTGATCGAAATGCCCGCCCATACCCAGGCCGATTTCGCCGCCCTTCAACCTTTTTTGTCCGGACCACAGGCGCCCAGCGCGTTGGTCTGTTCCAACGATTTGCTGGCGATCAGCCTGATCGCCGAGCTGCGCCGGCACGGCTGGAATGTGCCTCGGCAAATGTCTGTGATCGGTTTTGACGGTATTGCCCTCGGCACGCAAATGCACCCCTCGCTGTGCAGTGTGGTGCAGCCGATTGCGACGCTGGCCAGCACGGTGATTGAACAGTTGCTGGCGCAAATTGCTGGCGCCGCCCCGGTTTCCCATTGCCTGCCTTGCCATGTCCGGCCAGGCGAAAGTACTCAACCCTACGAGGAGAAACTCGATGATCCGCTTCACTAA
- a CDS encoding ABC transporter substrate-binding protein has product MIRFTKTLAALWLCGLASLAQAAETAICYNCPPEWADWGTQLKAIADTTGVQVPLDNKNSGQSLAQLVAEHAAPVADVVYYGVTFGLQAQKAGVVGTYKPKGWEQIPTGLKDPQGHWFAIHSGTLGIMVNVDALGGLPVPQSWADLLKPEYKGMVGYLDPSSAFVGYVSAVAINQAMGGTLDNFAPAIDYFQKLAKNAPIVPKQTAYARVLSGELPILVDYDFNAYRARYKDKANVAFVIPKEGSISVPYVMSVVDNAPHRANAEKVLDFVLSDQGQALWAKAYLRPVREMKMPADVAAQFLPDSDYARAGVVDYEKMAAVQEAFAARYLSEVK; this is encoded by the coding sequence ATGATCCGCTTCACTAAAACCCTGGCAGCGTTATGGCTGTGCGGTTTGGCCAGCCTGGCCCAGGCCGCTGAAACGGCGATTTGCTACAACTGTCCGCCGGAATGGGCGGACTGGGGTACCCAACTCAAAGCCATTGCCGACACCACCGGCGTGCAGGTCCCGCTGGACAACAAAAACTCTGGTCAGTCCCTCGCGCAGTTGGTTGCCGAGCACGCTGCGCCAGTCGCGGACGTGGTGTATTACGGCGTCACGTTCGGTTTGCAGGCACAAAAAGCCGGGGTGGTCGGGACTTATAAACCCAAGGGCTGGGAGCAGATTCCGACGGGATTGAAAGACCCGCAGGGGCACTGGTTTGCGATTCATTCCGGCACGTTGGGGATCATGGTCAACGTCGATGCGCTGGGTGGCTTGCCGGTTCCGCAGAGCTGGGCTGATCTGCTCAAGCCTGAGTACAAAGGCATGGTCGGCTACCTCGATCCGTCGAGTGCATTCGTCGGTTACGTGTCGGCGGTCGCTATCAATCAGGCCATGGGCGGGACCCTGGATAACTTCGCGCCGGCCATCGATTACTTCCAGAAACTGGCGAAAAACGCACCCATTGTGCCGAAACAAACCGCGTATGCGCGGGTGCTTTCCGGCGAGCTGCCGATTCTGGTCGACTACGACTTCAACGCTTACCGCGCGCGCTACAAAGACAAGGCCAACGTCGCTTTCGTGATCCCCAAAGAAGGCAGCATCAGCGTGCCTTACGTGATGAGCGTGGTGGACAACGCGCCGCATCGCGCCAACGCCGAAAAGGTTTTGGATTTTGTGCTGTCCGATCAGGGGCAGGCGTTGTGGGCCAAGGCGTATCTGCGCCCGGTTCGCGAGATGAAGATGCCGGCCGACGTCGCCGCGCAGTTTCTGCCAGACAGTGACTACGCCCGCGCGGGTGTGGTCGATTACGAAAAAATGGCGGCGGTGCAGGAAGCCTTTGCTGCGCGTTATCTGAGTGAGGTCAAGTAA
- a CDS encoding ABC transporter permease: MQLNALEASPRRDVFQRWRPTAAWALAPAAAVLLAFWLLPLAHLIVLGGQGRDGSDSGYWQVLTSAQYLGSLVQTCVLAAAVTLAALLVGGISGVFLARQQFFGRSALVALLTFPLAFPGVVVGFLVILLAGRQGLFAALGLELAGERWIFAYSLTGLFIGYLYFSIPRVILTVMAACESLDRSLEEAAHSLGAGHWRVVCDVIVPGLAPALVSCGAICFATSMGAFGTAFTLGTRLNVTPVAIYNVFTNYANFTVAAALSVILGAVTWAVLLLARRVAKQSGTVL, encoded by the coding sequence GTGCAGCTCAACGCGCTGGAGGCCTCGCCCCGCCGTGATGTTTTTCAGCGCTGGCGACCGACGGCTGCCTGGGCGCTGGCCCCGGCAGCGGCGGTCCTGCTCGCGTTCTGGCTGTTGCCGCTGGCGCATTTGATTGTGCTGGGCGGGCAAGGGCGCGATGGCAGCGACAGCGGCTATTGGCAAGTGCTGACTAGTGCGCAATACCTGGGCAGCCTGGTGCAGACCTGCGTCCTGGCGGCGGCGGTGACACTGGCGGCGTTGTTGGTCGGTGGCATCAGCGGGGTGTTTCTCGCTCGCCAACAGTTCTTCGGGCGCTCGGCGTTGGTTGCGTTGCTGACGTTTCCGCTGGCGTTTCCCGGGGTGGTGGTCGGCTTTCTGGTAATTCTGCTGGCGGGTCGACAAGGCCTGTTTGCCGCGCTGGGCCTGGAGCTGGCGGGTGAGCGCTGGATTTTCGCTTACTCGCTGACGGGGTTGTTCATTGGATATCTGTACTTCTCGATTCCGCGGGTGATTCTCACGGTGATGGCCGCGTGTGAAAGCCTTGATCGCAGCCTGGAAGAAGCCGCGCATTCACTCGGTGCCGGGCATTGGCGGGTGGTGTGCGACGTGATCGTGCCGGGGCTGGCGCCCGCGCTGGTGTCCTGCGGCGCCATATGTTTCGCGACGTCGATGGGCGCTTTCGGCACCGCGTTCACCTTGGGCACGCGGCTGAACGTGACCCCCGTGGCGATCTATAACGTGTTCACCAACTATGCCAATTTCACAGTGGCCGCTGCACTGTCAGTCATCCTCGGGGCAGTCACCTGGGCGGTGCTGTTACTGGCACGGCGCGTGGCCAAACAGTCGGGGACGGTTTTGTGA
- a CDS encoding ABC transporter permease, giving the protein MKRTTLFIAQLVFTLLVCAFMLVPVLMSLLAGLTRNYFVGVSSGLTFDWLIQVWQSYSPTVWLSLQLAVACAVCVCLIGVPAAYALVRMNNRFSHAFEELMVLPVAMPGLASALALLLTYGQFGEFRRSWLFILVGHVLFTLPFLVRPVMAVMQRQQLPTLEEAAASLGAGPIKRFFSVVVPNCRAGILAGVLMVVTLSLGEFNLTWMLHTPMTKTLPVGLADSYASARLEVASAYTLIFLLMIVPLLIALQAISARLSRGERR; this is encoded by the coding sequence GTGAAACGAACAACGCTGTTTATCGCACAACTGGTTTTTACCCTGTTGGTCTGTGCCTTCATGTTGGTGCCCGTGCTGATGTCGTTGCTGGCGGGGCTGACGCGCAATTACTTCGTCGGGGTGTCCAGTGGGCTGACGTTCGACTGGTTGATTCAGGTCTGGCAAAGCTACTCGCCGACGGTCTGGTTATCGCTGCAATTGGCGGTTGCCTGTGCCGTGTGCGTTTGTCTGATCGGCGTGCCGGCGGCCTATGCCCTGGTGCGGATGAACAACCGATTCAGCCACGCGTTTGAAGAACTGATGGTGCTGCCCGTGGCGATGCCGGGCTTGGCCAGCGCCCTGGCGCTGCTGCTGACCTATGGGCAATTCGGCGAATTTCGCCGCAGTTGGCTGTTCATCCTGGTGGGCCATGTGCTGTTCACTCTGCCGTTTCTGGTGCGCCCGGTAATGGCGGTGATGCAGCGCCAGCAACTGCCGACGCTCGAAGAAGCGGCGGCGAGCCTGGGTGCCGGGCCGATCAAGCGTTTTTTCAGCGTGGTGGTGCCCAATTGCCGGGCCGGGATACTGGCCGGGGTGCTGATGGTCGTCACCCTGTCGCTGGGTGAGTTCAACCTGACCTGGATGCTTCACACGCCAATGACCAAGACCTTGCCGGTGGGCCTGGCCGACAGCTATGCCTCGGCGCGGCTGGAAGTGGCCAGCGCTTACACCCTCATATTTCTGTTGATGATCGTGCCGCTGCTGATTGCGTTGCAGGCCATCAGCGCCCGTCTTTCTCGTGGAGAGCGTCGATGA
- a CDS encoding ABC transporter ATP-binding protein, with the protein MTGTTIRLQGCRKAFSDGTVAVDDLNLTIEAGETLAILGPSGCGKTTTLRMIAGLERPDVGQIFFADSDVTRLPIERRDVGMVFQNYALFPNLDVAGNIVYGLKIRGLSPAERNKRCAELLELVGLQDHGKRRIHELSGGQRQRVALARALAPRPRVLLLDEPLAALDAQLRERLRSELDQLLRSLRITSVFVTHDQGEAMALGDRILVMERGRVAQMATPRDIYQQPANAFVASFVGNLNAFPVIEPTAHGLKVSGGELPWKGIPVPKTVYCRPEHLRVMDGAGHVRGRLVGQFFQGAQSRLLVDIGAEQPLLVDSADGVIHATGALIALAIEPHVLFTLHS; encoded by the coding sequence ATGACCGGAACCACTATTCGCCTGCAGGGTTGCCGCAAGGCGTTCTCTGACGGCACTGTTGCTGTAGACGATTTGAACCTGACCATCGAGGCCGGTGAAACCCTAGCGATCCTTGGCCCGTCCGGTTGCGGTAAAACCACCACGTTGCGCATGATCGCCGGCCTTGAGCGCCCGGATGTCGGGCAGATTTTCTTTGCCGACAGCGACGTCACACGCCTGCCCATCGAGCGTCGCGACGTGGGCATGGTGTTTCAGAATTACGCGTTGTTTCCGAACCTGGACGTGGCCGGCAATATTGTTTACGGCCTGAAGATAAGAGGCCTGTCGCCCGCCGAACGCAACAAGCGTTGCGCCGAGTTGCTGGAACTGGTCGGCCTGCAAGATCACGGCAAACGCCGTATTCATGAGTTGTCCGGCGGCCAGCGTCAGCGGGTGGCTCTGGCCCGAGCGTTGGCACCCCGGCCTCGGGTATTGCTGCTTGATGAGCCGTTGGCGGCGCTGGATGCACAGTTGCGCGAACGGCTGCGCAGCGAGCTTGATCAACTGCTGCGCAGCTTGCGCATTACCTCGGTGTTTGTGACGCACGACCAGGGCGAGGCCATGGCGCTGGGGGATCGAATCCTGGTCATGGAGCGCGGACGCGTCGCGCAGATGGCCACGCCGCGAGACATCTATCAGCAACCCGCCAACGCGTTTGTCGCCAGTTTCGTCGGCAACCTCAATGCATTCCCGGTGATCGAACCGACCGCCCATGGCTTGAAGGTCAGCGGCGGCGAGTTGCCCTGGAAGGGCATTCCCGTGCCGAAGACGGTGTACTGCCGTCCTGAGCATTTACGGGTGATGGACGGTGCCGGGCATGTGCGTGGTCGTCTGGTCGGGCAGTTTTTCCAGGGGGCGCAAAGCCGCCTGTTGGTGGACATCGGGGCTGAACAGCCATTGTTGGTCGACAGCGCTGACGGCGTCATCCATGCCACCGGCGCGCTGATTGCCCTGGCCATCGAACCGCACGTGTTGTTCACCCTGCATTCGTAA
- a CDS encoding phosphodiesterase has protein sequence MNSPFLIAQISDLHLKADQKLTYGVVDCLGALRRAVDHLNASQPRPDIVVISGDLVDFGRPDEYAVLKRELARLHMPVYLVPGNHDDREQLLAGFTHHRYLPTDANAPLDWVVEDHPVRLIGLDSTRPGAHGGQVLDSQLRWLDEQLSRRPNVPTLLILHHPPFITGIGHMDRESFVNAAALEALVARHPQIERLLCGHLHRPMQRRFGGSLSCVCPGTSHQIVLDLEASAPAHFNLEPAGYLVHRWHPQYGLVTHNAVFGEYAGPYPFYDVHGLID, from the coding sequence TTGAACAGTCCGTTTCTTATTGCGCAGATCAGCGATTTGCACCTTAAAGCCGATCAAAAGCTGACCTACGGCGTGGTCGATTGCCTGGGTGCGTTGCGGCGCGCGGTCGATCATTTGAATGCCAGCCAGCCGCGCCCCGACATCGTGGTCATCAGCGGCGACCTGGTGGATTTCGGCCGTCCCGATGAATACGCGGTGTTGAAGCGCGAACTGGCGCGATTGCACATGCCGGTCTACCTGGTACCCGGTAATCACGATGATCGCGAGCAGTTACTCGCGGGATTTACCCATCACCGCTATTTGCCGACGGACGCCAATGCGCCGCTCGATTGGGTGGTCGAGGATCACCCGGTGCGCCTGATCGGCCTGGACTCGACCCGCCCGGGCGCGCATGGCGGTCAGGTGCTGGACAGCCAGTTGCGCTGGCTCGATGAGCAACTGTCCCGTCGGCCCAATGTACCGACGCTGTTGATTCTGCATCATCCGCCGTTTATCACCGGTATCGGCCACATGGACCGAGAGTCGTTTGTTAACGCTGCCGCGCTGGAAGCGCTCGTCGCTCGCCATCCACAGATAGAGCGCTTGCTCTGCGGGCATCTGCATCGGCCGATGCAGCGTCGCTTCGGCGGCTCACTGAGTTGTGTGTGCCCCGGCACTTCCCACCAGATCGTGCTGGATCTGGAGGCATCCGCGCCGGCACATTTCAATCTGGAACCGGCGGGGTACCTGGTGCATCGCTGGCATCCGCAATACGGTCTGGTTACCCACAACGCCGTGTTCGGCGAATACGCCGGGCCTTATCCGTTTTATGACGTTCATGGATTGATCGACTGA
- a CDS encoding OprD family porin, translating to MKASFQVLSFLTGGLGMALSPLASADFINDSKANLNLRNFYFNNDNRDGAAAPSKTEEWGQGFMLNYQSGFTDGTVGFGLDAIGLLGIKLDSGEGRHVGSSMIPSDGAKATDQWSRVGATAKMRFSKTELRYGTLQPKLPILVANDGRLLPQTFEGGQVTSNELDNLTFTAGQLEHATGRGSSDSAGLAVAGATQESNKFTFAGGDYKLTKDLTAQYYYANLEDYYQQHFAGLLHVLPLGEYGSLKTDLRYFKTTSDGKNSSAAGRANGYKFGGYTKGGTGEIDNDTWSAAFIYSLGGHAITAGYQSVSDDSNFAQLNQGGLVGKGEGGASLYLYTDRTIQTFIQAGERTAFTQYAYDFAALGVPGLKASVMYLKGDNIQTASGKDAGEWERDISLDYVIQSGALKNVGFGWRNAMSRSDIARDQDQNRLIVSYSIPLM from the coding sequence ATGAAAGCCTCGTTTCAAGTATTAAGTTTTTTGACCGGCGGTTTGGGCATGGCCCTGAGTCCCTTGGCGTCTGCTGATTTCATTAATGACAGTAAAGCCAACTTGAACTTGCGTAACTTCTATTTCAATAACGATAACCGCGACGGAGCCGCCGCGCCGTCGAAAACCGAAGAGTGGGGCCAGGGCTTCATGCTCAACTATCAGTCGGGGTTTACCGACGGTACTGTGGGCTTCGGTCTGGATGCGATCGGTTTGCTTGGGATCAAGCTCGATAGCGGTGAAGGACGGCATGTCGGCAGTTCAATGATCCCCAGCGATGGCGCTAAGGCCACGGATCAGTGGAGCCGTGTCGGCGCGACGGCAAAGATGCGCTTCTCCAAGACCGAGTTGCGCTACGGCACCTTGCAGCCGAAGTTGCCGATCCTGGTGGCGAACGATGGCCGACTGCTGCCGCAAACCTTTGAAGGCGGCCAGGTCACCAGTAATGAACTCGATAACCTGACCTTTACCGCCGGCCAACTTGAACATGCTACTGGTCGCGGTTCCAGCGACAGCGCCGGCCTTGCGGTGGCGGGTGCCACTCAGGAAAGCAATAAGTTCACCTTTGCCGGCGGTGATTACAAACTGACTAAAGACCTGACGGCCCAGTATTACTACGCCAATCTCGAAGATTATTACCAACAGCACTTCGCTGGTTTATTGCATGTATTGCCGTTGGGTGAATACGGTTCGCTGAAAACCGACCTGCGTTATTTCAAGACCACCTCCGATGGCAAGAACAGCAGTGCCGCCGGTCGCGCCAATGGCTACAAGTTTGGTGGTTACACCAAGGGCGGGACGGGTGAAATCGACAACGATACCTGGAGCGCTGCGTTCATTTACTCGTTAGGCGGCCATGCCATCACCGCGGGTTATCAAAGCGTTTCCGATGACAGCAACTTTGCGCAACTCAATCAGGGTGGATTGGTGGGCAAAGGCGAGGGCGGCGCCAGTCTTTATCTGTACACCGACCGCACCATTCAGACCTTCATTCAGGCCGGCGAACGAACCGCCTTCACGCAATACGCCTACGACTTCGCTGCGCTGGGCGTTCCAGGCCTGAAGGCGTCAGTCATGTACCTCAAGGGCGACAACATTCAGACGGCCAGCGGTAAGGACGCAGGCGAATGGGAGCGAGATATCTCCTTGGATTATGTGATTCAAAGTGGCGCGTTGAAGAACGTCGGTTTCGGCTGGCGCAACGCAATGTCACGCAGCGATATTGCCCGCGACCAGGATCAGAATCGCCTGATCGTGAGCTATTCCATTCCTCTGATGTAA
- a CDS encoding MarR family winged helix-turn-helix transcriptional regulator, with protein sequence MKHFTPEQFKHCHLGLLLGRAALLKDRIIDTHMEPHGITAAQFKVLIIMAQFGVDTPAELCRHLSLDSGSMTRMLDRLEQKGFLARQRSEADRRQVQLVLTEQGQQLADRLPYIGADAMNELAGAITPDELSTLEQILKKILVAAGDSITLLRVGDK encoded by the coding sequence ATGAAGCATTTCACCCCGGAACAATTCAAGCATTGCCATCTCGGCCTTTTGCTCGGGCGCGCCGCGCTGCTCAAGGACCGGATCATCGACACGCACATGGAACCCCACGGCATCACCGCCGCGCAGTTCAAAGTGCTGATCATCATGGCTCAGTTCGGCGTCGATACCCCGGCCGAGCTGTGCCGCCACCTGTCGCTGGACAGCGGTTCGATGACGCGCATGCTCGATCGTCTGGAACAGAAAGGTTTCCTCGCTCGCCAACGCTCCGAGGCCGACCGTCGACAGGTGCAACTGGTACTGACCGAACAGGGCCAGCAACTGGCTGACCGTCTGCCGTATATCGGTGCCGACGCCATGAATGAACTGGCCGGCGCCATCACGCCGGACGAGTTGAGCACCCTGGAACAGATCCTGAAGAAAATCTTGGTGGCAGCCGGTGACTCGATCACCCTGCTGCGGGTAGGTGACAAATGA
- a CDS encoding efflux transporter outer membrane subunit: MSSKTLRTGLSLVLSAMILAGCASYSGLHTEGKSVDAKSLKAGQSLTGVTLSPAAWPKSDWWKSLGDPQLDGLIREALHDSPDMQIAEARAHQASAAAYAADADRMPTLDASAGISRSRLAKDQDPRGQGDAYATVRNISASFNYNFDLWGGQRDAWEAALGQARAAEVDQQAAQLTLSADVARAYSDLGQAHIVYDLANEDLKRTKQMLDLSQRRLSSGIDSQYQFQQTESLEASSEASLIDAEKRLNSAKIALAVLLGKGPDRGNEIARPKILQASAVSLPSVLPAELLGRRPDLVAARWRVEAASKDIAASKTQFYPNLNLTAAAGAESLLGDAMFGSASRFFNIAPTISVPIFDGGRLRANLDARDADYDLAVAQYNKSLVKALGDVSDTINQLRDIGRQIGAQQHATEIAQDSYNTVVQRYGSGIGNYLDVLSIEQQLLQAQRQLANLNAEQIDLSIQLMQALGGGFQAETIASANPAPAKLNN; this comes from the coding sequence ATGAGCAGTAAAACCTTGCGTACAGGCCTGAGCCTGGTGCTGTCGGCCATGATCCTGGCCGGTTGCGCCAGCTACAGTGGCTTGCACACCGAAGGCAAAAGCGTCGATGCGAAAAGCCTCAAGGCCGGGCAATCCCTCACTGGCGTGACCCTGTCGCCGGCGGCCTGGCCGAAAAGCGACTGGTGGAAAAGCCTCGGCGACCCACAACTCGACGGCTTGATCCGCGAAGCCCTGCACGACAGCCCCGACATGCAAATCGCCGAAGCCCGCGCCCATCAGGCCAGCGCCGCCGCGTATGCCGCCGATGCCGATAGGATGCCGACCCTCGATGCCAGCGCCGGCATCAGCCGTTCGCGCCTGGCCAAGGATCAGGACCCACGCGGGCAGGGCGATGCCTACGCCACCGTGCGTAATATCAGCGCCAGCTTCAATTACAACTTCGACCTCTGGGGCGGTCAGCGTGACGCCTGGGAAGCTGCGTTGGGCCAGGCCCGCGCCGCCGAAGTCGATCAGCAAGCCGCGCAACTGACCTTGTCCGCCGACGTCGCCCGCGCCTACAGCGATTTGGGGCAGGCGCACATCGTCTATGACCTGGCCAATGAAGACCTCAAGCGCACCAAACAAATGCTCGATCTGAGCCAGCGTCGCTTGAGCTCCGGGATCGACAGCCAGTACCAGTTCCAGCAAACCGAAAGCCTGGAAGCCAGTTCCGAAGCCAGCCTGATTGATGCGGAAAAACGCCTGAACAGCGCGAAAATCGCCTTGGCCGTGCTGCTCGGTAAAGGCCCGGATCGCGGCAACGAAATCGCCCGGCCGAAGATTCTCCAGGCCAGCGCCGTATCTTTGCCGTCGGTGTTGCCGGCGGAATTGCTTGGTCGTCGCCCGGATCTGGTGGCTGCGCGCTGGCGGGTCGAAGCCGCGAGCAAGGACATCGCCGCGAGCAAGACCCAGTTCTATCCCAACTTGAACCTGACGGCTGCTGCCGGTGCCGAATCCTTATTGGGTGACGCGATGTTCGGTTCGGCCAGTCGCTTCTTCAATATTGCCCCGACCATTTCGGTGCCGATTTTCGACGGCGGCCGCTTGCGCGCCAACCTCGATGCCCGCGACGCCGACTATGACCTGGCGGTGGCGCAGTACAACAAGAGCCTGGTCAAGGCGCTGGGGGATGTCAGCGACACCATCAACCAGTTGCGCGATATCGGCCGGCAGATTGGTGCCCAACAGCACGCCACCGAGATTGCCCAGGACTCTTACAACACCGTGGTCCAGCGCTACGGTTCCGGCATCGGCAATTACCTGGACGTGCTCAGCATCGAACAGCAATTGCTCCAGGCCCAGCGTCAGCTGGCCAACCTGAATGCCGAGCAGATCGATCTGTCGATCCAATTGATGCAGGCGCTCGGCGGCGGCTTCCAGGCCGAAACCATCGCCTCGGCCAATCCAGCTCCAGCCAAGCTGAACAACTAA
- a CDS encoding efflux RND transporter periplasmic adaptor subunit has protein sequence MATETTSAPTQQAPENAQDTSNPRKRKVMLVVLAILVILAGAGVWAYHEFYGRWNESTDDAYVNGNVVEITPLVTGTVVSIGADDGDLVHEGQVLVNFDPNDAEVGLQSAQANLARTVRQVRGLYSNVDGMRAQVNAQQANVQKAQDNFSRRKNLAAGGAISQEELSHARDDLTSAQNALANAQQQLKTTSALVDDTVVSSHPDVMSAAAQLRQAYLNNSRSTLIAPVTGYVAKRSVQLGQRVQPGTALMAVIPLDQLWIDANFKETQLRDMRIGQPVDIEADLYGSDVKFSGTIDSLGAGTGSAFALLPAQNATGNWIKIVQRVPVRIHVNAEELAKHPLRVGLSTQVDVNLHDQSGPVLAQQPPQKASFSTNVYDRQLAEADAMIAQLIHDNSAAVSKTAQR, from the coding sequence ATGGCCACCGAAACTACTTCTGCTCCAACCCAACAAGCGCCTGAAAACGCCCAAGACACCAGCAACCCGCGCAAACGCAAAGTCATGCTGGTGGTGCTGGCGATTCTGGTGATCCTCGCCGGTGCCGGCGTCTGGGCTTATCACGAGTTCTACGGTCGCTGGAACGAAAGCACCGACGACGCCTATGTGAACGGCAACGTGGTGGAAATCACGCCGCTGGTCACCGGCACCGTGGTCAGCATTGGCGCCGATGATGGCGATCTGGTCCATGAAGGTCAGGTGCTGGTCAACTTCGACCCGAACGACGCCGAAGTCGGGCTGCAAAGTGCCCAGGCCAACCTCGCTCGCACCGTGCGTCAGGTTCGCGGTTTGTACAGCAACGTCGACGGCATGCGCGCCCAGGTCAACGCCCAGCAGGCTAACGTGCAGAAAGCCCAGGACAACTTCAGCCGCCGGAAAAACCTCGCCGCTGGCGGCGCGATTTCCCAGGAAGAACTGTCCCACGCTCGCGACGACCTGACCTCGGCGCAAAACGCCTTGGCCAATGCGCAACAACAGCTGAAAACCACCAGCGCCCTGGTGGATGACACCGTGGTGTCGTCGCACCCGGACGTGATGTCCGCCGCCGCGCAACTGCGTCAGGCTTATCTGAACAACTCCCGCAGCACCCTGATTGCGCCGGTCACCGGTTACGTGGCCAAACGCTCCGTGCAACTGGGCCAGCGGGTTCAGCCGGGTACCGCGCTAATGGCAGTGATCCCATTGGATCAACTGTGGATCGACGCCAACTTCAAGGAAACCCAGCTGCGTGACATGCGCATCGGCCAACCGGTGGACATCGAGGCCGACCTGTACGGCAGCGACGTGAAATTCAGCGGCACCATCGACAGCCTTGGCGCCGGTACCGGCAGCGCATTTGCCTTGCTGCCAGCGCAGAACGCCACGGGTAACTGGATCAAGATTGTTCAGCGCGTGCCGGTACGGATTCACGTGAATGCCGAAGAACTGGCCAAGCACCCGCTGCGCGTCGGCCTGTCGACCCAGGTCGATGTGAACCTGCACGACCAGAGCGGCCCGGTACTGGCGCAACAGCCGCCACAAAAGGCTTCGTTCAGCACCAACGTCTATGACCGTCAGTTGGCCGAGGCTGACGCGATGATCGCGCAGTTGATCCATGACAACAGCGCAGCGGTCAGCAAGACCGCGCAACGCTAA